DNA sequence from the Cronobacter turicensis z3032 genome:
GATCTTCAAGCTTGCGGCCCACCATCATCTCGATCAGCGTTTCTTCGGTCAGAGAGCTGACTTCACGCTCGGCGATAAACTGGCCGTCACGCATCACCGTCACGTCGTCGCAGATGTCAAAAATCTCTTTCATGCGGTGGGAGATATAGACAATCCCACAGCCCTGCGCTTTCAGCTCGCGGATGGCGCGGAACAGGGATTCGGTCTCGGTGTCGGTCAGGGCGTCGGTGGGTTCATCCATAATGATGACGCGCGATTCAAAGCTCAGCACTTTGGCGATTTCCACCATCTGCTGATCGCCTATCGACAGCTCGCCCACCAGCCGACGGCTGTTAAAGCGCAGGTTGAGCTTCGCCAGCAGCTTGTCCGCTTCGGCATACATCTTTTTCCAGTCGATTTTGCCGAAATGGCTGACAAATTCGCGCCCCAGAAAGATGTTTTCCGCGATGGAAAGCTGCGGGATCAGGTTCAGCTCCTGGTGAATGATACCGATACCGGCTTCCTGAGAGGCCTTCGGGCCGCTGAAGGTCGTCTCCTGGCCGAGCCAGAGCAGCGAACCGGCGTCGCGGGTATAGATGCCGGTCAGCACTTTCATCAGCGTGGATTTACCGGCGCCGTTTTCCCCCACCAGCGCCATCACGCGACCAGCGTAGACATTCAGCGTCGCGCCGGAAAGCGCTTTAACGCCGGGGAAGGATTTATCAATGCCTTTGAGCTGGAGTAAAGATTCCATGGCGGCCTCAGAACGTGACGCCGGCACAGAGAATGATATTCGCATACGGGGAACACTCCCCGCTGCGAATGACCGCCTGACTGTCCGCGGTTTTTTGTTTGAACTGTTCATGTGAAACATAGTGAACAGTGATGGTATTTCCCTGGTGCTGCTGCAGCCGCTCGATCTGCCCGAGCAACGTTTCATGGAGCTGTGGATTATGCTGTTTAATCTCTTGTGCGAGGATTGCCGCTTCGACCTGCATTTCGCGCGTCACGACATCAACTACCTGTAAGAATCCCGGCACGCCCTGGGTCAGCGCGAGATCGATACGTTCAGTCGTGGACGGAATCGGCAGCCCGGCGTCGCACACCACAACGGTGTCAGTGTGACCAAGACGCGAGATGACGGATGAAATGCCGGAATGAAGAACGGTGCCTTTTTTCATTTTTTGCTCCATCAGCGAAACGTTTCGCTAACAAGGAGTTTATCCGGCAGAGTGAACAATAAACAAACATGAC
Encoded proteins:
- the rbsD gene encoding D-ribose pyranase produces the protein MKKGTVLHSGISSVISRLGHTDTVVVCDAGLPIPSTTERIDLALTQGVPGFLQVVDVVTREMQVEAAILAQEIKQHNPQLHETLLGQIERLQQHQGNTITVHYVSHEQFKQKTADSQAVIRSGECSPYANIILCAGVTF